The nucleotide window TGTGCAGTCTGTCCCAATATTTATGGAGAGCACTGTATAATATATGGGGGACACAGGGGTGTCATAGTTTTTGTAATTACCCTTGCCTGTAGACTTGTCAAAGTGTTATGAATCAGAACAATCTCTAATAacaacttatttttatttaaatgtaggacAATCAAAAAGATGACTTCTTGAAAGACCTGGAAAACATCACCATGGGCATATGTGTAATCAAAAAGAAACAAGGTGTTTTTTGGAAACTATGATGATGTAGCGCCCCCTACTTGTAGTTACGTTAAATAGATAGAGCAGCACAGATGATTAATTTGCTATATGCCTACAGATGTTAAAGTTAGGCCCCTCTGGTATCACAATTATCTTATTCTACTTTAGAAAGACTTGTTATTAACACCCATACTCAAATATAATTGAAATGCACACAATAAACTCCTTTTGAAATAATAAACTCGTAGATGAGTAACAAAATACAAAAGGATTTTAtaataacacacacaaaatgtcaAAACGGTTCAAAAGTACTAAACTTGAGCATGTGATGTATTGACAATCACAGTGACATGAAATCTGACCCTTTAACACATAAGAAAATTTATTTCAGGTAAGAATGCCCAAATGTGGTATCTGTATTCACAAATCAATTGAACAAGGAAAATCTTTTTGCATATAACAGAAGGTAATTATTTACTTTGGGTATCAACACATTACCTGTACTAGTCACAGTTTTAAACAAGCTGAAAAACACAATCGAATTATAATTAACACTGTGGgcccacacacagacacacacacacacactagtcATTCACAACAACCCCCGTTGCAGGCCCGAATCATAGCTCGTGTGGGTGGAGGCCGGAAAACTGGCCCCTTCACTCTCCGGAGCACAAACACATAACACAACGGTACCTTAACTTCCCGTGCGATGCAACGACGTCACGGAAATTTGGTACTTCGCCTCCTGCAGTTCCTTGGTCTCGTTACCCTTGCCAGCCGACGAGATGTCACGTCCCGCATAgccaaagaaaccccaaatatgggccaacatttctaaagaacgGTTTCAGCACCTTCTTGAAtaaatgccacgtagaattaaggcaattctgaaggtgaaaggggccAAACACAGTATTTGTatagtgttcctaataatcctttaggtgagtgtatactaTTTATATTATTCCCATTTGTCGTTCCAAAAGTGtagttttttgtaatttttctaCATAATCTTTGCACAGACCAAGAAACACCTATGAGGAAGTGGTGGAAAGAGAGAACACCGACAGCAGGATGGTGCTCCATCACATCACTTCCATCTCCACATCAAATTTCCTCAAGGCGAAGAAGATCAAGATGCTCCAGGATTGGCCAGCCCAGTCACCAGACATGAACATCATTGAGCATATGTGGGGTAGGATGAAAGAGAAAGCATGGAAGACGAAACCAAAGAATATTGATGAACTCTGGGAGGCATGCAAGACTGCTTTCTTTGCTATTCCTGATGACTTCATCAATACATTGTATGAATCCTTGCTAAACCGCATGGATGCAGTCCTTCAAGCTCATGGAAGACATACAAGATATTACATTTGGATCTCACAGCAGCACTACTTAATTTCCtgatacactctaaaaaaacaaacggtgctatatagcaccaaaactgttgctttggatcgtaaccatagaagaaccatttttagtgccatatagcacaggtgaagcacctgtgtagcacctgtgtagaaccatataggggccatatagcaccactatagcaccacatatggttctacaaagcactatatggttctacacaggtgcttcaccggtgctatatggcactaaaaatggttcttctatgattacgagcaaagaaccacttttggtgctatatagcaccgtttgtttttagagtgtatatttTAGTATTTGCAGTAAATTTGTTCAATTTCTTCTGTATAGGCGACAAAACTATTGTCTTGCCAAAATTTGACCTTTCTGTCTTGATTAAATGATAAATCTATTTTTAgtgaaataataatttatttcagtgCATTAAACATAATTTGGAAGGGTTTTAGCTTTTCATATGAGCTATTTCTAACACCAATTGATTAATTAAAAGTCAGGTTAATAGCAGGTGTTTCTACAAAATAGATACGCGACAAGACTTTTGTCAGGAAGTGTACTTCAATTACACGAAGACCTTACAAACACTTCTGTCAACTTTAGGGAGAAACTGGGAGACATTTGGACAGGCAACCCATGGGCTTGGGTCTGGTTTAATGGTGGGCACTTTCGAGTTCATTGACTCGTGCCTCAAAGAAATGTTAAAACACTACGAAAGATGTGAAATGAGGTACAGCTGTTTAATACCTTTCTGTTGTAATAATATGTTGCTGTGTTTTATAGATAATCCACATTATTTTTGTAGTTGTTTTGTAATTTGTAATCACATTTGTAATTAAATATTGTTCCTTAATGCAAAAGTAAAGTATTCAATATTTTATTGTAATGTTAAAGCAAAAGACAATTCAATAAAGGCATTATTTTGTGAATTATTTACATTCAACATTTGTTCCTTAATTTTATTCATATACCAAGCATCTGTACAACAGTCAAAAAAGACAGTGGCAGCAAGGGGgaaaaactacactgtaaaacaattctgtagaaattacagtattgctgggtattactggcaactagctgccaatAACTTATTGTAGATttcacatttatgttatttactggcaacagtttgatCAAAGTGAAATGAACATGAGACATTTTCattctttatcttctacagtatgtttctggcaaccagctgcaaaaATTAGAGctaaattttttacagtgtaagcaTGTTGGCAGAGCTTATAGTTATTGTTTCAtcaatgaaacatttattatcCCTATACAAGATCAACCacgttttttcttctttttgacCATTCAAATTACAGTGACTGCATCTTTTGCTTTTTTTGACCCTTTTATGATCGTTATGAAGTGCAGTCACTTTTCTTTTTCTTGACAACTTAAACTGACCTGTAGGTAAGTCAGTCTGTAGCCTAGTGTGAAAATGTTGCTGCTTcctaaattgtttttttttctagaaaATACTGTCAGTCTCATAGTCTCCTACCTCTGTAATCTCCTGGAGGAAGGAAAAGTAGGCTGCCGGCACTGTCATTAAGGCGGGAAAGTGATGTGGCAAAGATGTGTCAACCTTACATAAAGAAAAATAGCTCCGATGTCAATTTGAAAGATGTTTTTTGCAGTCTTTcatttctacactgtaaaaaaacacaatgttGTTGCCGCTGGGTTGCCGgcaatttaccgtagatttaaatttatgttatttactggcaagagtttgttcaaaattaaatacatttttaatattaacaagtctttatctttacagaataaaacaatacaataacagcctcatgcaaagcattctgggaaccagaaatcatcatcaacctttttctgttttttgcttcagattttgtttcccagaatgtttagcttgatgctgttttttaatctgtaaagacaaagaattgtaaatgttaaatgttcatttaactttgaacaaaatgttgccagtaaataacataaatttaaatctttggtaaattactggaaaaccagctgcaatttctacggatttttttttactgtgtacTGACATACACATTCCCCTCACAGAACAGTCATGGGTACTTTATCCTCTCAGACACGCCAGAGACTGAACATTCACAAAACATTTCATCAACATGTGTCCATAATCAGCTGACATTTCGTTTCAGGCTAGATAAAACTTTTCCTTAAATTACTTAATCACAAGcgttattatttttaatgtgcTTTAATAATGTTTAGAACTGCTTACAAATGCATAAACAACTAGTCATTTACAATTCTAAATTGTGTCTTCTTGTGTTATTCACTGTATTGTTAAAGAAATTGTACTGTATAAGACCAGCCtcattaaaaacaatacaaatctAAATTTGATGTAAGCCATGCTTGTGTTCATGAATGCTGAAGCCTATACCAGTCCTAAGATCTGAAATTAGCTTTTTCTTTTCAGCTTTATCTTTAAGTTttcatatgtaaaaaaatcacatatatatGAAATAGAAAATGTTTATACTTTCTGTAACAAAATATGTGAACAAATGCGCCTACAATTTTGATGCATTAACACAAAAGAGCCACACGATGGCCTCGCTCTCATTTTAACAATGGCATAGAATGGGCACATGCGAATAAATGCAATACTGAGGTATAACACAAGCTTCGCATTTTAAGTGGTCTTAAACACCATTTGTCAattgtatgaaatataaaacaacAAACGAAGAAAGAAACACTAAATCTGATTTTTGGTATTTGTACTGAAAATGGAGTAAGTTAGACTTTTTGCTTTTTGGACATTTTGAAACACATCCATCTTTTACAGCCACGACCAAAAATGATGTCCAACCTTGAACAACTGACATCTTCATTCGAATATTTTATTAAGGATGCAAAATATCGTGAAGACCGCTCAGgccaataaatacaaaaaattaccacaaaatattaataacaaATACAATTGCAGTGAGTGTATGCCTTATTACCTgtgagtatttttttatttaaataaaaaacagattCCCTATTACACTGTGGTTTTTGCCTTTTTGAACAATGGTTTCATCTAAACTGAGGGGATAATATAGCAAACATTGTATATACCCCCCTGACATCACATTTGGCCACAACTGTAGATCAGTTTTTGGCATCATAAGAGGCTGTATACTGATAAGAAACATTTTACTAAtcttttgtacttaaatctgcCATGCATAATAATACCTTAAATCCATGAAATACCATGTAAAACCCAGTCCAATATAATCCATATTAAGgtatcggtaacactttacaataaggttgtatttgttaacataaactaacaatgTAAAATACTTCTATAGCATTAATTACTCTCTTCTTGTTAATTTCGGCATTTAcgaatacatttattaaaatcaagCGTTGTAACTGTTTTTAACTTTAATGCTTCATGAACTAATATGAATAACTGTAtttacattaactaacattaacaagaatttATACATATTGAAAacttgtttgttcatgttagttaatcaatttaataatgtttactaatacaaccttattatGTTACCAAGGTATCATGAAATTTCCATCTGATACATAATTTTACTATGGTATCGCCACAGAACATTTTTGTAAGGTGTGAGAGATGGCAGCTGAGCTAGTCATTTTTCAATTTGCATTAACCAAAATCTTGATCAATTCCATTTCCAGTAAAAATTCTGAATCTCACCAGTACAAAAGTTaatacatgtatttaaaaaatgtaaacacaatttaaacaaaattatatttattacgTGAAATCTTGAAATACGGTGTACGGACATCCAAAACCTTTCGTGTCTGAAATGAGATCACATTAttgcaaaatgtttaaaaaaacaactgcATCTAACAAGATAATGTtgtctaaaataaatgaaagatgtGTTAATCCACACACCTTCATGATTTTCTTGTCATGATGATACAACATTGCAGACAGCTACTGTAGGTGACCACACTGAGATTTCCTCTCTTCTACTGTCCATTTGACCACACGTTCATTCGTTGTTTACTGTCTTCAGAATAAAGCTGTTCCTGAACCAGCAGCTGACGTCACCAATTTATCACCATATATTTgactttatttaactttgatgACATGATATTAGCCAGTTTGCACCTTGTCTTCCTGTGCCCATGCTGGACTATGCCCACTGGGCAGCTGAGTAGCAGGCATACAGCGATGACTCTTATATGTGCCTAGATGTCTGAAACTCCGCCCACACTGGTAGCAAGAATAGGGCGTGGCCCCACTGTGAATGCgcatgtgtgtatataaatTGCCCAGCTCCTTAAATCTGCGCCCGCACTGGGGACAAGCATAAGGACTCTCTCCAGTATGTACACGTTGATGGCGCTTAAGTCCAGACAGCACCGGGAAGCCTTTACCACACTGAGGGCAAGGAAAGGGGCTCTGGGCCCCACTGTGGCTAAGACGGTGACTCTTGAGACGTGCGGCATGGCGGAAACGTTCCCCGCACTCGGAGCAGACAAACGGCTTCTCGCCAGTGTGGATGCGCTGGTGCTGTCGCAGGTTGCCCAAATAGTTGAAATGCCGGCCACAGTCTCCACACTCGTAGCCACCCTCCACTTTCTTCACAGGTGCCCCTCTTACATGTCCTTCTGGGCCTGCCAGAGCTCGCCCTGCTTCCCCCGAATCACCATCCCCACGAGAGGAAGAACCTCCCGGAGGGGACTGCAGAGCCTGGGTTCTCTCATCGTGGTGCATAAGCTTTATGTGTTCCTCCAGGAAAGAGGAGTCAGGGCAGAGAGTCCCACAGAAGGGGCAAATAAAGGTATGAGAGGAGAATTGCTGACCTAGAGAAGGTAAATGTAAGAGTTTATTTCAAGTTTCAAGATACATGATTTTCCCACTTTTTACGATAAACAAGTATATAGATTCGGATTAATGgggaaaaaaataactttatctAGAGGCTATACACTCTAAataaacaaacggtgctatatagcaccaaaactgttgctttggatcgtaatcatagaagaaccgtttttagtgccatatagcaccggtgaagcacctgtgtagaaccataatagtgctttgtagaaccttatgtggtgctatagtggtgctatatggcccctatatggttttacacaggtgcttcactggtgcttcaccggtgctatatggcactaaaaacggttcttctatgattacgatccaaagcaacagttttggtgctatatagcaccgtttgtttttttaggcttcagtcacaccaaaagcgctttaaacgcttgcaaacgcaaggcgcgacgcactgccttttttaaaaaaagagcagtgcgacgcggcttttcatattgctaagcaaccaccgagtcagctgtcttgtcaatcaaatattgaagcgtgagcgcccttttgctgttaactgtcatatcagcagaaactttaaaaagaggacgcttgctctgaccttgtttgagggtgagaggtgcacaaacacacaggagagagtgagcgactggtgtccggttcttcaaagcaactaaacttccctcaccacaacgtaaggcccgcctctcccctcattcgattggacaatggaaagacacgaatgacgtcgggcgcttctccgctctcagcgctccttcaaaaacgcgtgcgcggcaggtggcaaaaaaccgcaaggcgctcggcgcgcataaacagcgcgcaaacgcgccctgcccatagaatatcattcaaaaaaggcgcctgcaactgccataaacgctattggtgtgactggccccttagAGTGTAATGTGCTGTATAGGTAGGTGGTTAAGATAAAACTAACATGACTTTTTCTAAACTGGGATCTTTCAGAATTGTATTCAGAGACACATTTAAAAGAACCACACTGGCTTTCCCGGCCAACCCAGTCCTAATACAATGTTATAAACTCAATGTAACAAATTAGTTACGGCTGACAATTATGTATTCAATGATGGCAGCTCAGTAGCGTTTGCAGTAGAGCTATGGTAAACAAACATGTACACAGGGTTCAGTAGGTATTGTGAATAATAATGCATATGTGAATAAGCTGTGATTGACGATAAGACATTTAAAGTGAATGTCAATGTCAGTAGTACAGCCTTCTACCAAATTTCTATTTCTTTCAAAACACTGACCTGGCTCTATTCTGTCGACATTGTCCTCTGCTGGGCTGCTTCTGTCTTCTCGGGGGGAGCCTGGTGTGTCTAAAGAAAATTGAGAggggtttgagtcagaaactgaccGCAAACGTCCTCTACCTCCGTCTGAATCTTCATTGTCATCACCTTCCTCAGCAGGAACGTTTTCACATTTCATTTCAGGATCACCTGATGAAGTAAGAAGAGATAACGGGTTAATAGCAGCACTCAAGTAAAACACATACGCATGCGCATTTTGGCTGCATTCAACTACATGGATATTCTATATGCAATGATCACATGTACAAGCGCACCACATGCACTTTTTTAGACAAGCCATTACTACCTTTGAACTCGGCTGAATTGAGCTCCACTCCAGTCATCCACTCATAGTCATACATGCGTTTGCTGGCGGACGGTAACATGTTAAAAATGTCCGTGTCCGCGTCCGTATCCCCGGCACCGCTATCCGTCCACAGGCTCAGAGACGCGTGCGGCTGCGGTTCAGCGCGCGCATCCCGCTCTGACCCAAATGCCTGGTCGCTTTGGTCGCTATCCACTTCAGCACCACCCCGCTGGTTCTTATCCTTCATCAGATAGTCACAGATCGCGTTTATGTTCTCCTTCTTGACCACTGGCATCCCGGGTTTGGTCTTTTTCAGGTCTGCGCTGTATTTCTGGCCCGGTTGATTGTCAGTTTTCCTGCCCTCCAAACTGCTGGAGTTAGAAACTCTTCCGTCTTTCTCCGTCGACTCCAGTTTGGCCTTGAGCAGCTCGATCTCGTCGCTTTTCTCGCGGAGCTCCATTTTCAGGACTCTGATCCGGACGCTGACCAGCTTTCGTATCTCAGACAGCGCGGACTCCAGCACCACCGTGATGTTCCTGCCGAGATGTTCCGTGATCTCGGTCACCGAGCATACGAGCTGCTCGTCTGGTTCGAGCTCAGAGAAATCTTCATCATTTCGACTGAAGGGCCCTGTAATGTCCATAAACGCGCTCTGGGGCTCCGACGACTGTCCTGTTTCGTTATAGCAATGGTTTCTTTTACGGTTCATGTTAAACAGTTCAGACACTCACCTCAGTACAGTGTTTTGATCGTGATGGGCATTGAGGCTGCAGACACCACAGAACGCCAAGCGAACTTCCTCCCACCTCGGAAGTTGGGTATCTAAACAGCGCCCTCTACAGTGTCACCCTTTAGTTGCAGTGCGGTTTTAGAAACAATGCAGCAGATCCCTTCGACAATAGTACCCATTGTTCCATTTTCAGTGGCATTGTGTAATTGTTTGTGCCTCTCTATAAGGTTCAGTGCAGCATGTTAACACAGAATACCCCAATGTTGCAAAATATGCTGAGTTTGTCCTTTGCAAATTAATTATCTATTGGTCGGTTTACCAAACAGGGATTAAGGTTAGTGTCAGACTTATGCATGTTTGATCTctgtcttaactgaaaacacagctggcatgttttaaaatatatattagtgccattgttttgtcgcaatatgcacaccagtattggtttttgtaaggtatgtttgtaaaaacgacctaaatgtcctaatataaggCCTAGtactggattaatctaaaccctgtccaggaaactgcccctatacgtttatatatataaattaaggGTATTGTAAATGATATTAGTATTCAAAtggaattttattttaataatataaactgtaaatctgtatactgtatatagtACAGCTTTTCAAAGAGGGTCAGAGGCATCAAATTTTGGGGGAAAATGAAATTAAGGCATCAAACTATAAATGCATTAATAggcaaataatacaaataaaagatTATTAAATGAAGGTTCCCACATTAAAATCTATTCAGTAAATT belongs to Paramisgurnus dabryanus chromosome 2, PD_genome_1.1, whole genome shotgun sequence and includes:
- the znf16l gene encoding zinc finger protein 16-like, which produces MNRKRNHCYNETGQSSEPQSAFMDITGPFSRNDEDFSELEPDEQLVCSVTEITEHLGRNITVVLESALSEIRKLVSVRIRVLKMELREKSDEIELLKAKLESTEKDGRVSNSSSLEGRKTDNQPGQKYSADLKKTKPGMPVVKKENINAICDYLMKDKNQRGGAEVDSDQSDQAFGSERDARAEPQPHASLSLWTDSGAGDTDADTDIFNMLPSASKRMYDYEWMTGVELNSAEFKGDPEMKCENVPAEEGDDNEDSDGGRGRLRSVSDSNPSQFSLDTPGSPREDRSSPAEDNVDRIEPGQQFSSHTFICPFCGTLCPDSSFLEEHIKLMHHDERTQALQSPPGGSSSRGDGDSGEAGRALAGPEGHVRGAPVKKVEGGYECGDCGRHFNYLGNLRQHQRIHTGEKPFVCSECGERFRHAARLKSHRLSHSGAQSPFPCPQCGKGFPVLSGLKRHQRVHTGESPYACPQCGRRFKELGNLYTHMRIHSGATPYSCYQCGRSFRHLGTYKSHRCMPATQLPSGHSPAWAQEDKVQTG